Part of the Halorussus sp. MSC15.2 genome, GGCGTCATATTCGGGATGGCGGCGGGCGGGTACGGACAGGTGCTGACGAACTCGACGCTCATCGTCGCCGCGGCGACGCTCGCCATCGGCGTCGCGGGCCAAGAGGTCATCGGGGCGCTCATCAGCGGCCTGTTTCTGGTCGTCAACCCGAACTTCAACGTCGGCGACTGGATAGCGTGGGGCGACCGAGAGGGCGTCGTCGAGGCCATCAGTTTCCGCACCACCCGCGTCCGGACCGAGAGCAACGAGACGGTCACAGTTCCGAACACGGAACTGACGACGAGTACCATCGTGAGCCAGTACGGTCGCGCGGAGTTCCGCGTATCCGAGGAGGTCGGCATCGCGTACGAGGACGACGTGGACGAGGCCATGTCGCTGCTCGGGGAGGCGGCGGTCTCACAGCCCGCGGTGCTGTCCGACCCCGAACCGCGCGTCTACTTCTCGGAGTTCGGCGACGACGAGTTGGTACTCCACGTCCAGTTCTGGATACGGAACCCGACGCGAAGGGACATCCTGCGGGTCCGCTCGGAGTTCGGACTCGCGGTCAAGTCGCGGTTCGAGGCCGCCGGAATCACCATCAGTCCGGCCGCAGGGCGCGAACTGAGCGGCGACCTCCGGGTCGAGCGGTCGGCGACCGGCGAAAGCGACGTTGCGGACGAGCGGTAAATCGCGAACCGTCGGGTGGGACCGCCGCTCGGAGTCGTGGACCCGGGAGAGCCGAGTCCCGCCGTCCCGGTCCGGCGTAGAGTTAACTGACTTCGGTCCCCACTCCCGTCCGTGACACTCGAACGAAACGTCGGCGGACTCGACCGAATCGCCCGCGCAGTCGGCGGCGTCGCGCTCGTCGCGGTAGCGGTCGGCGCGTTCTTCACCGGGCGTGACCGCTTCGGCGTCGCCGCGGCGCTCGCGGGCGCGGGACTCCTGTTCAACGCCGCCACGCAGTTCTGCGGCGTGAACGCGCTACTCGAAATCGACACGTGTTCGCGGGAGTAGAAGGGAAAGAACGGAACGCGGGTCCGAGCGTCAGTACACCGCGTCCCGAATCGCGTCGTCGAGGTCCTCGAAGGTGTCGAGGTGGGTCCGGCGCTCGGTCCGGAGCCTCGCCAGTTTCTCGTCCAGATTCGCCACGTTCTCGGCCACGTCGAACTCGGCGATGTCCATGCCGGGAACCGCGCTCGGAATCGTCAGTCCGGTCGCCTCGTCGTCGGTCCACTCGACGGTGCCGCGGGCGATTTCGCGCAGAATCGTCACCGACTCCTCGACGCCGATGTCCTTCTGTTTCGCGCCGAGGTGGCCGGTGTTGATGACGAAGCAGTCCACGTCGAGGTCGGCCACGAGGTCCCGGAAGCGGTTGCCCTCCTCGCCCTTCGACCCCACGATGAACGGGTTGGTGCCGACCACGCGGATGGACTCCCCGGCCTTCGAGGGGTCGCCAGCGCTGGTCTGGATGGACTCGCCGAGCATGAACGCCGCGGCGGCCTCCTCCGGCGAGAGTTTGGCGACTGGGGGCATGACGGGGTTCCGGGTGATGAAGAACACCTGGTCCACACCGTCGAGGTCGATGTCCTCGTCCGCCGACGAGAGCTGCTCGCGCTCGATGACGGCCCGACCGTTGGTGGTGTAACGGTCGCTGTCGAAGTCTACCGTCCCGTCGTCGGCGACGTCCACGTTCTCCAGCACGGCCGACTCGTCGGTCACGGCGTCGTACATCGCGGGCTGTTCGTCGGCGTCGAGTCCGATGGTCTTGACGTAGAGACCGTTGCCCTCGCTCCCCGCGATGGTCCCGTCCGGGAGCAGGGCGCAGACGTCGTCCTGCAGCATGGTCGCCTCCTCGGGGTCGTCCAACCAGAGACCGTGGGCCGTCAGGGTGGACTTCCCGGTGGCCGAGAGACCGAGGAACGCCTGTCCGACCTCCTTCAGGTCGCCGGACTCGTCGGTCAACCGGACGCGCTTGCTCCCGGCGTGGAGACCGAGTCCGCCCTGCTTCTTGGCGTAGTACATGAACAGGCGGAGGAACGACTTCTTGGCCTCACCGGTGTAGTCGCTCCCGAGGACGGCGGTGACGCCCTCGTCGGGGAGGATTCTGACGGCGATTTCGTCGGCGTCGGGAATCTGGACCGTCACGAAGTCCGGGTCCGGACGGGAGTCGCCGTCGCTCGTCACGGGTTCGAAGAGCTTCGCCCACGCCAGCGCGATGCGACCGTACTCGCGGGGAACGTAGAGTCGGCAGACGTAGGAGTGGTCGTCGTCTCGGCCCATCCGGCGGTCCACGCAGACCATCTCTCGCTCGCGGGCCGCGTCGAACGCTCGCTCGATGCGCGCGTAGTCGTCCGCGTCGAAGTCGTCGTCCACCGCGTTCTTCGTCCGGTCGGCGTTGCGCGAGCGCTCGTCGCTCACGTAGGACGGGGAACCGAACTCGGTGGTCGTCTCGAGGTGGTCGGAGAACTCGCGGAGGCGGTCCATCGACGGGTCGTATATCACGTCGTCCGCTTCGGCCGGGTCTGGAAGCGCTGTCTCCAGCGACTGAACTGTCTTCCCGGATTCTGACATCGGGTGAACCAAGAGTACCCGGACGTATAATTATGCACCATTTACGCGGGCGTTGGGCGCTCTACTACGGATTTTTGATTTCACATCCGAGTAAATAATATCGCTTCCGGGGTGGATACCCGAGGTTGTGTCCGTTTAGGTCCCGATTATCGTACTCGCGCTCGCGTCGGTCTCTACGAATCGTTCGCAGCGCGGCGGAAGGGGTGAAGATTCCCAGACGCGGCCGATTCCCGCTGTCCGGAAACAGGACACCACTTTTAAGCGCGAATCGGGCGAACTGCCGAACGTGGACGAGAACACTGGAGGGTTGGCGGGGCTGTTCGCGCCCGAGCGAGTCGCCGTAATCGGGGCGACCGAGAGCGAGGGGTCTATCGGTCGCGCGATTACCGAGAACCTGCGGGCCGACTTCGCGGGCGAGACCGTCCCGGTGAACCCCAACTACGACGACGTGCTGGGGCTAGAGTGCTACCCCGACGTGGCCGACGTTCCGGGCGAGTTGGACCTCGCGGTGGTCGTCGTCCCGCCGAAAATCGCGGTCGAGGCCGTCCGGCAGTGCGGCGAGGCCGGCGTCCGGAACGTGGTGGTCATCACCGCCGGATTCGGCGAGACCGGAAGCGAGGGCGCGAGTCGGGAGCAGGAACTGGCGGAGGTCGCCGAGGCGTACGACCTCAACGTGGTCGGGCCGAACAGTCTCGGCGTGATGAGTACGCCCTCGGGGATGAACGCCACCTTCGGTCCCGAGAACGCGCTCCCGGGGTCTATCTCCTTCATGAGCCAGTCCGGCGCGTTCATCACGGCGGTGCTGGACTGGGCCAACGACGAGGGAATCGGCTTCAAGGACGTGGTGTCGCTCGGTAACAAAGCGGTCCTTGACGAGACCGACTTTGTGGAGGCGTGGGGCGACGACCCCGACACCGACGTGATTCTGGGCTATCTGGAGGGCATCGAGGACGGCCCGGCGTTCATCGACGCCGCGCGCCGAGTCACCGACGACACGCCCATCGTGATGGTCAAGTCGGGCCGGACCGAGGCCGGAGCGCAGGCGGTCTCCTCGCACACCGGGACCCTCGCGGGGAGCGAGCAGGCCTACGAGGCCGGACTCGAACAGGCGGGCGTCCTCCGGGTCGAGAACGTGCAGGAACTGTTCGACTTCGCTCAGATTCTGTCGGGGCAACCCCTGCCCGACTCAGACGACGTGGCCATCGTGACCAACGCGGGCGGCCCGGGCGTGATGACCACCGACGCGGTGGGCGACTCGAACCTCTCGCTGGCTTCCTTCTCCGACGAGACGCTCGACGCGCTCTCCGAGTCGATGCCCGAGGAGGCCAACATCTACAACCCCATCGACGCCATCGGCGACGCCGACATCGACCGGTTCGAGGAGGCGCTGGACCTCGCGCTCGCCGACGAGAACGTCGGGTGCGCGGTGGTCCTGTCCGCGCCGACCGCGGTCATCGACTTCGACGACCTCGCGCGGGTCATCACCGACCTGCAGGCCGAACATGGGAAACCGGTCGCGTCGGTGCTGATGGGCGGCGAGAGCACCGACTCCGCGAGGGAGGTCCTGCGCGAGGGCGGCATCCCGAACTACTTCGACCCGGCGCGCGCGGTCCGGAGTCTCGACTCTCTCTCGCGCTACCGCGAAATCAGCGAGCGCGAGTACGAGGACCCCCGGACGTTCGACGTGGACCGCGAGCGTGCCCGCGAGATTCTCGAACGCGCCGAGGAGCGCGGCGACAACCGCCTCGGCGTGGAGGCGATGGGCCTGCTCGACGCCTACGGGATTCCTACCCCGGAAGGCACCGTCGCCGAGACGCCCGAGGACGCGGTCACGGCCGCGCAGGACATCGAGGACGACGTGGTAATGAAGATAGTCTCGCCCGACATCCTCCACAAGTCCGACATCGGCGGCGTGAAGGTCGGCGTCTCGCCCGAGGAGGTGTACGACGCCTTCGAGGACCTCGTGACCCGCGCCCGGAACTACCAGCCAGACGCCGACATTCTGGGCGTGCAGGTACAGGAGATGGTGGACCTCGATTCGGGTACCGAGACCATCATCGGGATGAACCGCGACCCGCAGTTCGGTCCCCTGCTGCTGTTCGGACTCGGCGGCATCTTCGTGGAGATTCTGGAGGACACCGAGACCCGGGTCGCGCCCGTAAGCGAGCGCGAGGCGACCGAGATGGTCGAGGGAATCCGGTCCGCGCCGCTCCTACGCGGCGCGCGAGGCCGCGACCCCGCCGACCGCGAGGCCATCGTCGAGAGCCTCCAGCGTCTCTCGCAACTCGTGACCGACTTCCCCGCGATACTCGAACTCGACGTGAACCCCCTCGTCGCGGGTCCGGACGGCGTGCAGGCCGTGGACGTGCGACTCACCGTGGACACCGACAACCTATGAAAACGATACTCGTCACCGCGACCGAAGAGAGCACAGGCAAGACCGCGGTCGCGCTCGCGCTGGCTAAACTGGCCGCCGAGCGCGGTCTCTCGGTCGGTTACATGAAACCCAAGGGCACTCGACTCCAGAGCAACGTCGGCAAGACGCTGGACGAGGACCCGATGCTCGCCCGCGAGCTGCTCGACTTGGACGCCGAGATGCACGACCTCGAACCCGTCGTCTACTCGCCGACGTTCGTCGAGCAGGCGATTCGCGGCCGCGAGGACCCCGACGAACTCCGCGAGCAGGTCCGCCAGAGCTTCGACAGTCTGGCCGAGGGCAAGGACCTGATGGTGGTCGAGGGGGGCGGGAAACTCACCACCGGCGGCATCGTCGGTCTCACCGACCCCGAGGTGGCCGACCTCCTCGACGCGGAGGTCCTGCTCATGTCGAAGTACGACCAGGGCGGCGACGTGGACGACCTGCTGGCGGCCGCCGACGACGTGGGCGACCGACTGCTCGGCGTGCTGTTCAACGCGGTGAAGGAGGGGAACTTCGACGGTCTCGAAACCGAAGTCGTCCCGTTCCTCGAAGCGCGCGGCGTCCCGGTCCTGGGCGTCGTCCCCCGCGACCAATCGCTGGCGGGCGTGACGGTCGCGGAACTCGCCGCGGAACTCTCGGCCGAGCAACTGAACGACGCGCCCGGGGACGCCTTCGTCGAGCGGTTCCTCGTCGGCGCGATGTCGGGCGACTCCGCGCTCCGTCACCTCCGCCGGACGAAGGACGCCGCGCTCGTCACCGGCGGCGACCGCCCGGACCTCCAGCGCGTCGCGCTGGAAGCGCCGGGCGTGAAGTGCCTGATTCTGACCGGCGGGTTCCGCCCGCCGGGGGCCATCGTCGGCAAGGCCGAGGAGAAGGGCGTCCCGATTCTGCTGGTCCAGTCGGACACCCTGACGACGATAGAGCGCGCCGAGGACGTGGTCCGGAGCGGTCGGACCCGCGACGCCGAGACGGTCGAGACGATGCGGGGCTTACTCCACGACCACGCCGACGTTGAGTCCATCCTCGGCGACGGCGACGAGTTCTCGCCAGCGGAGGACGCCGACCCGGACCAATCGCAGGAGTAACGCTACTCGCCGATTCGGACCATCCCTTTCACGGTCTCTGGGTCCATCGCGCGCCGGAAGGCGTCGTCCACGTCTTCGAGGTCGGTCTCGAAGTCCACGATGCCCGCCGCGTCCACCGCGTCGTCCGCGAGCAGTTCTATCGCCGCAGGGTACGTGTTCCGGTAGCGGAACGACCCGCGCACGTCCAACTCGTTGTCCACGATGTCGAGTACGTCGAGGGGCACCTCGGCCTCGTCGCCGAGTCCGACGAAGACCACGGTGCCGCCGCGCCGGACCGCGTCGAGCGACCCGGCGACGGCCGACGTCGCGCCGGAGGCCTCGATAGCGACATCGACACCCTCACCGTCGGTGGCGTCCGCGACCGCCGCGCCGAGGTCCTCCTCACGGGGGTCGATGGTCGCGTCCGCGCCGCGCTCCTCGGCCCGCCGGAGTTTGGAGTCTACCACGTCCGAGACGAAGATGTCGGTCGCTCCCGCGGCGCGGGCGGCCTCCATCGTTAGCAGACCGATGGGTCCCGCGCCGGTAATCAGCACCGAGTCGCCGACGCCGACTTCGCCGCGGCGCGCGACGTGGATGCCGACGCTGAGGGGTTCGCACAGCGCGCCCTCTCGCGTGGAGACGGACTCGGGGAGTCGGTAGGCGAAGTCGGCGGGCCACGCGACGTACTCGGCGAACGCGCCGTCGTCCGGCGGCGTCGCCATGAAGGTCACGTCGGGGCAGAGGTTGTACTCGCCTCGCTTGCAGTGGGCGCAGCGTCGGCAGGGGACGCCGGGTTCGAGCGCCACTCTATCACCCCGTTCGAGGTCGGTCACGCGCTCGCCGACCGCGACCACCTCGCCCGCGCTCTCGTGGCCCAGAATCAGCG contains:
- a CDS encoding mechanosensitive ion channel family protein; the protein is MQLDPLQDPVDTPAEAYREVLLPFGKFALAFLAVYLVGRFVAEPAATRIVRQRNPNNPTIQDAFRRYLHLLVIVVGVIFGMAAGGYGQVLTNSTLIVAAATLAIGVAGQEVIGALISGLFLVVNPNFNVGDWIAWGDREGVVEAISFRTTRVRTESNETVTVPNTELTTSTIVSQYGRAEFRVSEEVGIAYEDDVDEAMSLLGEAAVSQPAVLSDPEPRVYFSEFGDDELVLHVQFWIRNPTRRDILRVRSEFGLAVKSRFEAAGITISPAAGRELSGDLRVERSATGESDVADER
- a CDS encoding YgaP-like transmembrane domain, which produces MTLERNVGGLDRIARAVGGVALVAVAVGAFFTGRDRFGVAAALAGAGLLFNAATQFCGVNALLEIDTCSRE
- a CDS encoding phosphoenolpyruvate carboxykinase (ATP), which gives rise to MSESGKTVQSLETALPDPAEADDVIYDPSMDRLREFSDHLETTTEFGSPSYVSDERSRNADRTKNAVDDDFDADDYARIERAFDAAREREMVCVDRRMGRDDDHSYVCRLYVPREYGRIALAWAKLFEPVTSDGDSRPDPDFVTVQIPDADEIAVRILPDEGVTAVLGSDYTGEAKKSFLRLFMYYAKKQGGLGLHAGSKRVRLTDESGDLKEVGQAFLGLSATGKSTLTAHGLWLDDPEEATMLQDDVCALLPDGTIAGSEGNGLYVKTIGLDADEQPAMYDAVTDESAVLENVDVADDGTVDFDSDRYTTNGRAVIEREQLSSADEDIDLDGVDQVFFITRNPVMPPVAKLSPEEAAAAFMLGESIQTSAGDPSKAGESIRVVGTNPFIVGSKGEEGNRFRDLVADLDVDCFVINTGHLGAKQKDIGVEESVTILREIARGTVEWTDDEATGLTIPSAVPGMDIAEFDVAENVANLDEKLARLRTERRTHLDTFEDLDDAIRDAVY
- the acs gene encoding acetate--CoA ligase alpha subunit; translated protein: MDENTGGLAGLFAPERVAVIGATESEGSIGRAITENLRADFAGETVPVNPNYDDVLGLECYPDVADVPGELDLAVVVVPPKIAVEAVRQCGEAGVRNVVVITAGFGETGSEGASREQELAEVAEAYDLNVVGPNSLGVMSTPSGMNATFGPENALPGSISFMSQSGAFITAVLDWANDEGIGFKDVVSLGNKAVLDETDFVEAWGDDPDTDVILGYLEGIEDGPAFIDAARRVTDDTPIVMVKSGRTEAGAQAVSSHTGTLAGSEQAYEAGLEQAGVLRVENVQELFDFAQILSGQPLPDSDDVAIVTNAGGPGVMTTDAVGDSNLSLASFSDETLDALSESMPEEANIYNPIDAIGDADIDRFEEALDLALADENVGCAVVLSAPTAVIDFDDLARVITDLQAEHGKPVASVLMGGESTDSAREVLREGGIPNYFDPARAVRSLDSLSRYREISEREYEDPRTFDVDRERAREILERAEERGDNRLGVEAMGLLDAYGIPTPEGTVAETPEDAVTAAQDIEDDVVMKIVSPDILHKSDIGGVKVGVSPEEVYDAFEDLVTRARNYQPDADILGVQVQEMVDLDSGTETIIGMNRDPQFGPLLLFGLGGIFVEILEDTETRVAPVSEREATEMVEGIRSAPLLRGARGRDPADREAIVESLQRLSQLVTDFPAILELDVNPLVAGPDGVQAVDVRLTVDTDNL
- a CDS encoding phosphotransacetylase family protein, coding for MKTILVTATEESTGKTAVALALAKLAAERGLSVGYMKPKGTRLQSNVGKTLDEDPMLARELLDLDAEMHDLEPVVYSPTFVEQAIRGREDPDELREQVRQSFDSLAEGKDLMVVEGGGKLTTGGIVGLTDPEVADLLDAEVLLMSKYDQGGDVDDLLAAADDVGDRLLGVLFNAVKEGNFDGLETEVVPFLEARGVPVLGVVPRDQSLAGVTVAELAAELSAEQLNDAPGDAFVERFLVGAMSGDSALRHLRRTKDAALVTGGDRPDLQRVALEAPGVKCLILTGGFRPPGAIVGKAEEKGVPILLVQSDTLTTIERAEDVVRSGRTRDAETVETMRGLLHDHADVESILGDGDEFSPAEDADPDQSQE
- a CDS encoding NAD(P)-dependent alcohol dehydrogenase; translated protein: MRTAVLREPGRLDIEDRPRPDPAPDEMLVAVGEVGICGSDLHYYEHGRIGDYVVEDPLILGHESAGEVVAVGERVTDLERGDRVALEPGVPCRRCAHCKRGEYNLCPDVTFMATPPDDGAFAEYVAWPADFAYRLPESVSTREGALCEPLSVGIHVARRGEVGVGDSVLITGAGPIGLLTMEAARAAGATDIFVSDVVDSKLRRAEERGADATIDPREEDLGAAVADATDGEGVDVAIEASGATSAVAGSLDAVRRGGTVVFVGLGDEAEVPLDVLDIVDNELDVRGSFRYRNTYPAAIELLADDAVDAAGIVDFETDLEDVDDAFRRAMDPETVKGMVRIGE